A region from the Lysobacter antibioticus genome encodes:
- a CDS encoding MarR family winged helix-turn-helix transcriptional regulator — protein sequence MSQRYDQALAPAGLNLNQYSILRRTGGQGRPLGEIARELGMDRSTLSRDLKPLVQANWIETVPGGDARQRRLRITAEGQRAIERAQPLWRQAQDAIDQGLGAEGIAALHTQLDRAIAQLQDDGA from the coding sequence ATGAGCCAACGCTACGACCAGGCGCTGGCGCCGGCCGGACTCAACCTCAACCAATATTCGATCCTGCGCCGCACCGGCGGCCAGGGCCGCCCGCTCGGCGAAATCGCACGCGAGCTCGGCATGGACCGCAGCACCCTGAGCCGCGACCTCAAACCGTTGGTGCAAGCGAACTGGATCGAGACCGTCCCCGGCGGTGATGCGCGCCAACGCCGCCTGCGCATCACCGCCGAAGGCCAGCGCGCGATCGAACGCGCGCAGCCGCTATGGCGCCAGGCGCAGGATGCGATCGACCAAGGGCTCGGCGCCGAAGGCATCGCCGCCCTGCACACGCAATTGGACCGCGCGATCGCGCAGTTACAGGACGATGGCGCATGA
- a CDS encoding MFS transporter produces MNATPPSATIKPASYWPLLLAATAMLMITMGIRQSQGLFVKPIGQSTGLGIAEISFALAIGQFVWGAVQPVFGALADQRGPGRVLVFGGVLLIAGMGLTPFVSSQWGLMVTLGLLGAAGAGAGSFSILIGATAQRLPAEKRSMAAGFINAGGSLGQFVFAPLVQAVIAASGWMMAMWTLAVAAIATLPLAWPLRRRTAPAAAPGSIAAAPAPEIGLRAQLRVALRDPSYWMLHVGFFTCGFHIAFLVTHLPGEIALCGLSDNVSAVSLALIGLFNIAGSLAAGWLGQRYRMKHLLALMYASRAAMIAIYLISPPTPLTFYLFAAGLGLTWLATVPPTAGLVGKLFGPRYLGTLFGLTLFSHQIGGFFGAWFGGIAMAKFGDYTWMWYADIVLALLAAVANLPIREARPMPAAALAAAKA; encoded by the coding sequence ATGAACGCCACGCCGCCCTCCGCCACGATCAAGCCCGCTTCCTATTGGCCGCTGCTGCTCGCCGCCACCGCGATGCTGATGATCACCATGGGCATCCGCCAGTCGCAGGGTTTGTTCGTCAAACCGATCGGCCAGAGCACCGGGCTCGGCATCGCCGAGATCAGTTTCGCCCTGGCGATCGGCCAGTTCGTCTGGGGTGCGGTGCAGCCGGTGTTCGGCGCCCTGGCCGATCAACGCGGGCCGGGGCGCGTGCTGGTGTTCGGTGGCGTGTTGTTGATCGCCGGCATGGGGCTGACGCCGTTCGTGTCGTCGCAATGGGGGCTGATGGTGACCCTCGGCCTGCTCGGCGCCGCCGGTGCCGGCGCCGGCAGTTTCTCGATCCTGATCGGCGCCACCGCGCAGCGTCTGCCGGCGGAAAAGCGCTCGATGGCGGCCGGCTTCATCAACGCCGGCGGCTCGCTCGGCCAGTTCGTGTTCGCGCCGCTGGTGCAGGCGGTGATCGCCGCCTCGGGCTGGATGATGGCGATGTGGACGCTCGCCGTCGCGGCCATCGCGACCCTGCCGTTGGCCTGGCCGTTGCGGCGCCGTACCGCGCCCGCCGCTGCGCCCGGAAGCATCGCCGCCGCGCCCGCGCCCGAGATCGGCCTGCGCGCGCAACTGCGCGTCGCTTTGCGCGACCCGAGTTATTGGATGCTGCACGTGGGCTTTTTCACCTGCGGCTTCCACATCGCCTTCCTGGTCACCCATCTGCCCGGCGAGATCGCCCTGTGCGGTCTGTCCGACAACGTTTCGGCGGTGTCGTTGGCGCTGATCGGCTTGTTCAATATCGCCGGCAGCCTCGCCGCCGGTTGGCTCGGCCAGCGCTACCGCATGAAGCACCTGCTCGCGCTGATGTACGCCAGCCGCGCGGCGATGATCGCGATCTATCTGATCTCGCCGCCGACGCCGCTGACCTTTTACCTGTTCGCCGCCGGCCTGGGCCTGACCTGGCTGGCGACGGTGCCGCCGACCGCCGGCCTGGTCGGCAAACTGTTCGGACCGCGCTACCTGGGCACCTTGTTCGGCCTGACCCTGTTCTCGCACCAGATCGGCGGCTTCTTCGGCGCCTGGTTCGGCGGCATCGCGATGGCGAAGTTCGGCGACTACACCTGGATGTGGTACGCCGACATCGTGCTCGCCTTGCTGGCAGCGGTGGCGAACCTGCCGATCCGCGAGGCGCGTCCGATGCCTGCCGCTGCACTGGCCGCGGCGAAGGCTTGA
- a CDS encoding transcriptional repressor: protein MSTSHACTDPQHHVHDGNAFVQEVERACEQRGLRLTPIRAHALRLIADAGKPMKAYDLLDQMKATHDAAAPPTIYRALDFLLEHGFIHKLASINAYVGCHHPGGAQHAVPFLICDSCQSATELEDERIVDLLEGRARALGFVPQAQTLEVHGMCADCVQAKA, encoded by the coding sequence ATGAGCACCAGCCACGCCTGTACCGACCCCCAGCACCACGTCCACGACGGCAACGCCTTCGTGCAGGAGGTGGAGCGGGCCTGCGAACAGCGCGGCTTGCGGCTGACTCCGATCCGCGCCCATGCCCTGCGCCTGATCGCCGACGCCGGCAAGCCGATGAAGGCCTACGATCTGCTCGACCAGATGAAGGCCACCCACGACGCCGCGGCGCCGCCGACGATCTACCGCGCGTTGGATTTCCTGCTCGAGCACGGCTTCATCCACAAGCTCGCCTCGATCAACGCCTACGTCGGCTGCCATCACCCCGGCGGCGCCCAGCATGCGGTGCCGTTCCTGATCTGCGACAGCTGCCAGTCGGCGACCGAACTGGAAGACGAACGCATCGTCGACTTGCTCGAAGGCCGCGCCCGCGCGCTCGGCTTCGTGCCGCAGGCGCAGACCCTGGAAGTGCACGGCATGTGCGCCGATTGCGTGCAGGCGAAGGCCTAA
- the lpxH gene encoding UDP-2,3-diacylglucosamine diphosphatase yields MTTLFISDLHLDAERPQITDLFGRFVRNEAYGADALYILGDLFEAWVGDDDPSETGAFVARELKALADCGVPVYFIRGNRDFLLGQDYARRAGMTILPDPAVVSLYDHPTLIGHGDLLCTDDVAYQQFRAQTRHPAWQAQFLAQPLAARLAFAQQARAASKAHQAGLRDEGRMETITDVSPATVADTFARYGIDRMIHGHTHRPAVHELDVAGRACRRIVLGDWYEQGSVLRVDRDGARLQTLD; encoded by the coding sequence ATGACGACCCTCTTCATCTCCGACCTCCATCTCGACGCCGAGCGTCCGCAGATCACCGACCTGTTCGGCCGCTTCGTCCGCAACGAAGCCTATGGCGCCGATGCGCTGTACATCCTGGGCGACCTGTTCGAGGCCTGGGTCGGCGACGACGACCCGTCCGAAACCGGCGCCTTCGTCGCGCGCGAACTCAAGGCCCTCGCCGACTGCGGCGTGCCGGTCTACTTCATCCGTGGCAATCGCGACTTCCTGCTCGGCCAGGACTACGCGCGGCGCGCCGGCATGACGATATTGCCCGACCCCGCAGTGGTGTCGCTGTACGACCATCCGACCCTGATCGGCCACGGCGACCTGCTGTGCACCGACGATGTCGCCTACCAGCAGTTCCGCGCCCAGACCCGGCACCCGGCCTGGCAGGCGCAGTTCCTGGCGCAGCCGCTCGCCGCGCGCCTGGCGTTCGCGCAACAGGCGCGCGCCGCGAGCAAGGCGCATCAGGCCGGCCTGCGCGACGAGGGCCGCATGGAAACCATCACCGACGTGTCGCCCGCCACGGTCGCCGACACCTTCGCGCGCTACGGCATCGACCGCATGATCCACGGCCACACCCACCGCCCGGCCGTGCACGAGCTGGACGTCGCTGGACGCGCCTGCCGTCGCATAGTGCTCGGCGATTGGTACGAGCAAGGCTCGGTGCTGCGCGTCGACCGCGACGGCGCCCGCCTGCAGACGCTGGACTGA
- a CDS encoding TonB-dependent receptor — translation MPKPIRSFLGARRNALAIALTLALPATAATAQAQEPPAGTASDTRHDKATSLDAVVVTATPLQSSAEELAQPVEVLAGEKLDEARGTTLGETIGKLPGVQSSNFGAGVGRPIIRGLEGPRVGVLTGGLASQDVSTVSQDHNVTVEPFLADQIEVLKGPATLLYGSGAIGGVVNVVDGRIAERPLDETVSGRAEIRHDTVNDGVTGMARVDAMGADGALVLHADGVYRNNKDYETPLGRQRNSFVDTKTGALGASLVGDLGFLGFSAARYEDRYGNPGEPGDALEGEAPVHIDMKQNRFELKGGINQAFSIFSGLRASVANTEYEHIEFEGDEVGTRFLSDATEGRLELTHQALAGWVGAVGVQGYERKFQAIGEEAFVPKTKTRAAGLFVTEQRSWDPLQLELGARVDKIESSPFGAAKRDFTPVSLSAGALWKFSDAWRLSLNLDRAERAPAEEELFAHGPHAATASFEIGDAELRKERANQVELGVHYHGAKFEAKLAAYQTRFDGFIYLLDTGEIEDDLPVRQWSQADAKFTGFEGEAIAHLFDGDAGKFDVRVFGDSVRAKLDNGGNLPRIAPGRVGGELRWDADSWRASLGATRYMKQDKVAANETPTDGYTLVDAHLAYHWDAGNLGYEVFLNGSNLTDQEARVHTSFLKDSVVLPGRGVDFGVRVFF, via the coding sequence ATGCCCAAGCCCATCCGTTCATTCCTCGGCGCACGTCGCAACGCGCTCGCCATCGCCCTGACCCTCGCCCTGCCGGCGACAGCCGCCACCGCCCAAGCCCAGGAGCCGCCCGCGGGCACCGCCAGCGACACCCGCCACGACAAGGCTACCAGCCTCGACGCGGTTGTCGTCACGGCCACCCCGTTGCAGTCCAGCGCCGAGGAACTGGCCCAGCCGGTCGAGGTGCTGGCCGGCGAGAAGCTCGACGAGGCGCGCGGCACCACCCTCGGCGAGACCATCGGCAAGCTGCCCGGCGTGCAGAGCTCCAACTTCGGCGCCGGCGTCGGCCGCCCCATCATCCGCGGCCTGGAAGGCCCGCGCGTCGGTGTGCTGACCGGCGGCCTGGCCAGCCAGGACGTGTCCACCGTCAGCCAGGACCACAACGTCACCGTCGAGCCCTTCCTCGCCGACCAGATCGAAGTGCTCAAGGGCCCGGCCACCCTGCTCTACGGCAGCGGCGCGATCGGCGGCGTGGTCAACGTGGTCGACGGCCGCATCGCCGAGCGTCCGCTCGACGAAACCGTGTCCGGCCGCGCCGAAATCCGCCACGACACCGTCAACGACGGTGTTACCGGCATGGCCCGCGTCGATGCGATGGGCGCCGACGGCGCCCTGGTGCTGCATGCCGACGGCGTGTACCGCAACAACAAAGATTACGAAACTCCGCTCGGCCGCCAGCGCAACAGCTTCGTCGACACCAAGACCGGCGCGCTCGGCGCCTCGCTGGTCGGCGACCTGGGCTTCCTCGGCTTCTCCGCCGCGCGCTACGAAGACCGCTACGGCAACCCGGGCGAACCCGGCGATGCGCTCGAAGGCGAAGCGCCGGTGCACATCGACATGAAGCAGAACCGCTTCGAGCTGAAAGGCGGGATCAACCAGGCCTTCAGCATCTTCAGCGGCCTGCGCGCGAGCGTGGCCAACACCGAATACGAACACATCGAATTCGAAGGCGACGAAGTCGGCACGCGCTTCCTCAGCGACGCCACCGAAGGCCGCCTGGAACTGACCCACCAAGCGCTGGCCGGCTGGGTCGGCGCGGTCGGCGTGCAGGGCTACGAGCGCAAATTCCAGGCGATCGGCGAAGAGGCCTTCGTGCCTAAAACCAAGACCCGCGCCGCCGGCCTGTTCGTCACCGAACAGCGCAGCTGGGACCCGCTGCAGCTCGAACTCGGCGCGCGCGTGGACAAGATCGAAAGCTCGCCGTTCGGCGCGGCCAAGCGCGACTTCACCCCGGTCAGCCTGTCGGCCGGCGCGCTGTGGAAATTCAGCGATGCCTGGCGTCTGAGCCTCAACCTCGACCGCGCCGAACGCGCGCCGGCCGAGGAGGAATTGTTCGCCCACGGCCCGCACGCGGCGACCGCCTCGTTCGAGATCGGCGACGCCGAGTTGCGCAAGGAGCGCGCGAACCAGGTCGAACTGGGCGTGCACTACCACGGCGCGAAATTCGAGGCCAAGCTCGCCGCCTACCAGACCCGCTTCGACGGTTTCATCTATCTGCTCGACACCGGCGAGATCGAGGACGACCTGCCGGTGCGCCAGTGGAGCCAGGCCGACGCCAAGTTCACCGGTTTCGAGGGCGAAGCGATCGCGCACCTGTTCGACGGCGACGCCGGCAAGTTCGACGTGCGCGTGTTCGGCGACAGCGTGCGTGCCAAGCTCGACAACGGCGGCAACCTGCCGCGCATCGCCCCCGGCCGGGTCGGCGGCGAGTTGCGCTGGGACGCCGATTCCTGGCGCGCTTCGCTCGGCGCCACGCGTTACATGAAGCAGGACAAGGTCGCGGCCAACGAAACCCCGACCGACGGCTACACCCTCGTCGACGCCCACCTGGCCTACCACTGGGACGCCGGCAACCTGGGTTACGAGGTGTTCCTCAACGGCAGCAACCTGACCGACCAGGAAGCGCGGGTGCACACCTCCTTCCTCAAGGACAGCGTGGTCCTGCCCGGACGCGGTGTCGACTTCGGCGTACGGGTGTTCTTCTGA
- a CDS encoding 30S ribosomal protein THX, with the protein MGKGDRKTAKGKRYNSSYGNARKAVSKATGTAAAPAAKKTAVKSATKAPAKKVVAKKTAAKE; encoded by the coding sequence ATGGGTAAAGGCGACCGCAAGACCGCCAAGGGCAAGCGCTACAACTCCAGCTACGGCAACGCCCGCAAGGCCGTGAGCAAGGCGACCGGCACCGCCGCCGCGCCGGCAGCGAAGAAGACCGCCGTCAAGAGCGCGACCAAGGCACCGGCCAAGAAGGTCGTGGCCAAGAAGACCGCTGCCAAGGAATAA
- a CDS encoding MerC domain-containing protein produces MPSLLRGLIDRIGAFGSLACAIHCAALPLLIAVLPSLGFAGWFDDGFELAFVIFATMLGTASLISGYRRHHAVRALSLLVPGLSVLWIGVLYPPLHGSTLPHAIAMTFGGTLVGLAHLANLRLNHSHVHDASCAH; encoded by the coding sequence ATGCCTTCATTGCTACGCGGCTTAATCGACCGGATCGGCGCCTTCGGCTCGCTGGCCTGCGCCATTCATTGCGCAGCGCTGCCGCTGCTGATCGCGGTGCTGCCCTCGCTGGGCTTTGCCGGTTGGTTCGACGACGGCTTCGAACTGGCCTTCGTCATCTTCGCCACCATGCTCGGCACCGCCAGCCTGATCTCCGGCTATCGCCGCCACCACGCCGTGCGCGCGCTGTCGTTGTTGGTTCCGGGCCTGAGCGTGCTGTGGATCGGCGTGTTGTACCCGCCGCTGCACGGCTCGACGCTGCCGCATGCCATCGCGATGACCTTCGGCGGCACCCTGGTCGGCTTGGCCCACCTGGCCAACCTGCGCCTGAACCACAGCCACGTCCACGACGCCAGCTGCGCCCACTGA
- the gltX gene encoding glutamate--tRNA ligase — MTCRTRFAPSPTGYLHIGGARTALYCWLEARRAGGQFILRIEDTDQERSTQAAIDAILEAMDWLGLDYDEGPIYQTHRLQRYREVAEQMVAAGTAYYAYETKEELAAARDAAMAAKEKPRYSGAYRDRNEPFRDDPNRVIRFKNPLDGTVVFEDKVKGRIEIANNELDDLVIFRADGYPTYNFAVVVDDLDMRISDVVRGDDHVNNTPRQINIYQALGAPVPHFSHLPMILDEEGNKLSKRTGAADVMQYRDAGYLPHALLNYLVRLGWSHGDQEIFSIEEMTRLFELKDVNSKASRLDSAKLGWLNQQYLKSDDPVAVGKHLEWHLLDNGYDLASGPAPADVVIALRDRVQTLKDMAERASVWYRPLTEYDDAAVAKHLTENARAPLAEARTRLGQLSAWTAETVSAALHETAEALAIGMGKVAQPLRVAITGTQVSPDISHTVYLAGQAQALQRIDAALTKLPA, encoded by the coding sequence ATGACCTGCCGCACCCGTTTCGCCCCCAGTCCCACCGGCTACCTGCACATCGGCGGCGCGCGCACCGCGCTGTACTGCTGGCTGGAGGCGCGCCGCGCGGGCGGTCAGTTCATCCTGCGCATCGAGGACACCGACCAGGAGCGCAGCACCCAGGCCGCGATCGACGCGATCCTGGAGGCGATGGACTGGCTGGGCCTGGACTACGACGAAGGCCCGATCTACCAGACCCACCGTCTGCAGCGTTACCGCGAGGTCGCCGAGCAGATGGTCGCGGCCGGCACGGCCTATTACGCCTACGAGACCAAGGAAGAGCTGGCCGCGGCGCGCGACGCGGCGATGGCGGCGAAGGAAAAGCCGCGCTACAGCGGCGCCTATCGCGACCGTAACGAACCGTTCCGCGACGACCCGAACCGGGTGATCCGCTTCAAGAACCCGCTCGACGGCACCGTCGTGTTCGAGGACAAGGTCAAGGGCCGCATCGAGATCGCCAACAACGAACTCGACGACCTGGTGATCTTCCGCGCCGACGGCTACCCGACCTACAACTTCGCCGTCGTCGTCGACGACCTCGACATGCGCATCAGCGATGTCGTGCGCGGCGACGACCACGTCAACAACACCCCGCGCCAGATCAACATCTATCAGGCGCTGGGCGCGCCGGTGCCGCATTTCTCGCACCTGCCGATGATCCTGGACGAGGAGGGCAACAAGCTCTCCAAGCGCACCGGCGCGGCCGACGTCATGCAGTACCGCGACGCCGGTTATCTGCCGCACGCGCTGCTGAACTACCTGGTCCGCCTGGGCTGGTCGCACGGCGACCAGGAAATCTTCTCGATCGAGGAGATGACCCGCTTGTTCGAGCTCAAGGACGTCAACTCCAAGGCCTCGCGCCTGGACTCGGCCAAGCTCGGCTGGCTCAACCAGCAGTACCTCAAGAGCGACGATCCGGTCGCGGTCGGCAAGCACCTGGAATGGCATTTGCTCGACAACGGCTACGACCTGGCCAGCGGCCCGGCCCCGGCCGACGTGGTGATCGCCCTGCGCGACCGCGTGCAGACCCTCAAGGACATGGCCGAGCGCGCCTCGGTCTGGTACCGGCCGCTGACCGAGTACGACGATGCGGCGGTCGCCAAGCACCTGACCGAGAATGCCCGCGCGCCGCTGGCCGAAGCCCGCACCCGCCTGGGCCAGCTCAGCGCCTGGACCGCCGAGACCGTGTCGGCGGCCCTGCACGAGACCGCCGAAGCCCTCGCCATCGGCATGGGCAAGGTCGCCCAGCCGCTGCGGGTGGCGATCACCGGCACCCAGGTCAGCCCGGACATCTCGCATACGGTGTACCTGGCCGGCCAGGCCCAGGCCTTGCAACGCATCGACGCCGCCCTCACTAAACTCCCTGCGTAG